Proteins encoded by one window of uncultured Bacteroides sp.:
- the pelA gene encoding pectate lyase: MLLRRTLIASIIILCANSLLAQTNVQDQKFPSISLNPFSDSSRHWYGIRDDHNIINPSFNQPKYKESEITNIADNILLYQRDNGGWPKNYDVQAILTPQQADSLIKTKGMVHTTFDNSTTYTHVDYLAQVYTITHIEKYKNACKKGIRFIISAQYPNGGWPQYYPLEKGYSRHITFNDGAYIGVMEVLRKIVNNDANYSFIDNKLRKEIEVAYQKGIDCILKTQIVDKGRLTVWCQQHDEVTLKPAWARAFEPPCICNGESVGIVLFLMDIKNPDQKIINSVQSAVKWFQESKILNTRVETIKAAPEKSNWRTSTTDRVVVIDSLAPPIWTRYYEQETDRPMFSDRNSKILYSLSEVSRERRSGYGWYTYAPQDVLKKYPKWQKKWASNENILEK, encoded by the coding sequence ATGTTATTAAGAAGAACACTAATTGCCAGTATAATAATACTTTGCGCCAATAGTTTACTTGCACAAACAAATGTTCAGGATCAAAAGTTTCCCTCTATCAGTTTAAATCCCTTCTCCGACAGTTCAAGGCACTGGTACGGAATACGCGATGATCACAATATAATCAATCCATCGTTCAACCAGCCTAAGTACAAAGAATCTGAGATCACCAATATTGCAGATAATATACTTCTTTATCAACGAGATAATGGCGGATGGCCTAAGAATTATGATGTGCAGGCAATACTTACTCCTCAGCAGGCCGATAGTCTGATAAAGACTAAAGGTATGGTTCATACCACTTTCGACAACTCCACAACTTATACTCACGTTGACTATTTGGCTCAGGTATATACAATCACTCATATTGAGAAGTATAAAAATGCTTGTAAAAAAGGAATCAGATTTATTATTTCTGCTCAATATCCAAATGGAGGATGGCCGCAGTACTATCCTCTGGAAAAAGGATATAGCAGACACATCACGTTCAATGATGGAGCGTATATCGGAGTTATGGAGGTATTGAGAAAGATAGTCAATAACGATGCAAACTACTCTTTTATTGATAATAAGTTACGGAAGGAAATTGAGGTTGCTTACCAAAAAGGTATTGATTGCATTCTGAAAACACAGATAGTTGATAAAGGAAGACTTACCGTATGGTGCCAGCAACATGATGAAGTAACTTTAAAGCCAGCATGGGCAAGAGCATTTGAACCGCCATGCATTTGCAACGGAGAAAGTGTAGGTATTGTCTTGTTTCTGATGGATATAAAAAATCCGGATCAGAAAATTATCAATTCTGTGCAATCTGCGGTAAAATGGTTTCAGGAATCCAAGATTCTGAATACCCGGGTAGAAACAATAAAGGCAGCTCCTGAGAAATCTAATTGGAGAACAAGCACCACCGACAGAGTTGTTGTCATTGACTCATTGGCTCCTCCTATCTGGACCCGCTACTATGAACAGGAAACAGACAGACCTATGTTTAGTGACAGAAATAGTAAGATTCTCTATTCATTATCTGAGGTGAGCCGTGAAAGACGTAGCGGTTATGGATGGTACACTTATGCTCCACAGGACGTGCTGAAAAAATATCCTAAATGGCAGAAGAAATGGGCATCAAATGAAAATATATTAGAGAAATAG
- a CDS encoding PhzF family isomerase: MKKLIVYQIDSFTKEKFKGNPAGVVVNADGLNDSQMQMIARELNNSETAFLSQSDSTDYDGIIRYFTPTNEVPICGHATIAAMYAKALEENLESCVLKIKTNVGILPFEIIKNKDDYQIIMTQGEFSLSKTFDEATSERMVKALGLEDNDLNKNCPIQIASTGHSKVMIAINSRQKLNQLKPDYNELANLSVDIKCNGYFVFTFDSDDKNVLTYGRMFAPAIGINEDPVTGNANGPLGGYLIQNKIIETADDCFEFNGRQGEAINRLGVVSVRVTIEDNKPILVQIKGDAVVVFKTEITV, encoded by the coding sequence ATGAAAAAGTTAATAGTATATCAGATTGATTCTTTTACAAAAGAAAAGTTTAAAGGCAATCCGGCCGGAGTAGTTGTTAACGCTGATGGGTTGAATGACAGTCAGATGCAAATGATTGCGCGGGAACTAAATAATTCAGAAACAGCATTCCTTTCTCAGTCGGACAGTACAGATTATGATGGAATAATACGATACTTTACTCCTACAAACGAAGTGCCTATTTGCGGTCACGCTACAATTGCAGCAATGTATGCAAAAGCACTGGAGGAAAATTTAGAATCGTGTGTACTAAAGATTAAAACCAATGTAGGCATTCTCCCTTTTGAAATAATAAAGAATAAGGATGATTACCAGATAATAATGACTCAGGGAGAGTTTAGTCTTAGCAAAACCTTTGATGAGGCTACATCTGAAAGAATGGTTAAAGCGTTAGGACTTGAAGACAATGATTTAAACAAGAATTGCCCAATTCAGATAGCGTCAACCGGGCATTCAAAGGTCATGATTGCAATAAACAGTCGGCAAAAGCTAAATCAATTAAAGCCCGATTATAATGAATTGGCAAATCTGAGTGTAGATATAAAATGCAATGGATACTTTGTATTTACCTTTGATTCAGATGACAAGAATGTGTTAACTTATGGAAGAATGTTTGCTCCTGCCATTGGAATAAATGAAGATCCGGTGACTGGTAATGCAAATGGTCCGTTGGGAGGATATCTGATTCAAAATAAAATAATCGAAACCGCAGATGATTGTTTTGAATTTAATGGTCGTCAGGGAGAAGCAATAAACAGGCTTGGAGTTGTTTCTGTCCGCGTTACGATTGAAGATAATAAACCAATTTTGGTTCAGATAAAAGGAGATGCCGTAGTTGTTTTTAAGACAGAAATTACAGTTTAG
- a CDS encoding NAD(P)H-dependent oxidoreductase: MSLLENLQWRYATKKYDTTRKVAQEDVDKIIEAARMAPTSSGLQQFRVIVITNQELKDKIVPIAMDQQIVADCSHLLVFAAWDRYTEERINKIYDYTTDERGLPRGRFKSYTDKLRALYLSQTAEENFVHTARQAYIGLGLSIAEAAELKVDCTPMEGFVGQELDELLDLKSKGLKSVLLLPLGYRDTENDWLVSMKKVRNPKDKFVINY, translated from the coding sequence ATGTCATTATTAGAAAATTTACAATGGCGATATGCCACTAAGAAGTATGATACTACCAGGAAGGTAGCACAAGAAGATGTTGATAAAATAATAGAAGCAGCCCGTATGGCACCTACATCTTCAGGATTACAGCAATTCAGAGTGATAGTAATAACTAATCAGGAACTAAAAGATAAGATAGTACCAATTGCAATGGATCAACAAATTGTTGCCGATTGCTCTCATTTGCTGGTATTTGCAGCTTGGGACCGTTACACAGAAGAACGTATAAATAAAATATACGATTATACTACAGACGAAAGAGGTTTACCAAGAGGACGTTTTAAGTCATATACAGATAAACTGAGAGCTCTTTATTTATCACAAACAGCTGAAGAAAATTTTGTGCACACAGCAAGACAAGCTTATATTGGTTTGGGGTTATCCATAGCTGAGGCTGCTGAATTGAAAGTGGATTGCACACCAATGGAAGGATTTGTAGGTCAGGAATTAGATGAATTGCTTGATCTAAAATCAAAAGGCTTGAAAAGTGTTTTATTACTTCCTTTAGGTTATCGTGACACAGAGAACGATTGGCTTGTTAGTATGAAGAAAGTAAGGAACCCTAAAGATAAGTTTGTTATCAATTATTAA
- a CDS encoding DUF1304 domain-containing protein encodes MEHLLILWIEMFAWDTVGKRVFKTIPEELFQPTKKLASNQGLYNGFLSAGLFWSFFISDRSWSVNVQLFFLGCVLIAGLYGAITSSRKIFFIQALPAVFAIIFVLLS; translated from the coding sequence TTGGAACATTTGTTGATTCTTTGGATAGAAATGTTTGCTTGGGATACGGTTGGCAAAAGAGTGTTTAAAACAATACCTGAAGAGTTATTCCAGCCTACAAAGAAGTTAGCTTCCAATCAAGGTTTGTATAATGGCTTTTTGTCTGCAGGGTTATTCTGGTCTTTCTTTATTTCAGATCGGAGTTGGTCAGTTAATGTGCAGTTGTTTTTCTTAGGTTGTGTACTGATTGCCGGTTTATATGGGGCAATAACCTCTTCCCGGAAAATATTTTTTATTCAGGCATTACCAGCAGTTTTTGCAATAATATTTGTCTTGTTATCATAA
- a CDS encoding nitroreductase — translation MKRIFIIIILGVIGMNNMYAQNKDFIFLVEQAIKAPSGHNTQPWKFKIESNRIIIYPNFDRALPVVDSNHRELFISLGCATENLCIAARHMKYLPAVSVSNEGAITVELVKEPTLEDETLFEEITKRQTNRSKYNGKEVADVTLKSIIEKCGTGEASIYSWKKNTAPFDSLKEYVKEGNILQMGDTLFTTELKSWIRFNKRQSEKANDGLSYATFGAPNMPSFISKPIMNSFLNSKKQNNADMAKINSSSHLVLIASKGNTIQGWINTGRCMEHFLLETTKAGIANAYINQPCEIPNLQSEIRSEFPINHEYPMILMRIGYAKPAAYSKRKDVSEVIENYKFIKELNKAMTSE, via the coding sequence ATGAAAAGGATTTTTATAATAATAATTTTAGGAGTGATTGGTATGAACAATATGTATGCTCAAAACAAGGATTTTATATTTCTGGTAGAACAAGCAATCAAAGCACCTTCAGGACACAATACTCAACCCTGGAAATTTAAGATAGAAAGTAACAGAATCATTATATACCCTAATTTTGACAGAGCTTTGCCGGTAGTTGACAGCAATCACCGGGAACTGTTTATCAGTCTGGGTTGTGCAACAGAAAACCTTTGCATAGCAGCCCGTCACATGAAGTATTTGCCTGCTGTTTCTGTAAGCAATGAAGGAGCAATTACCGTTGAGTTGGTAAAAGAGCCGACACTTGAGGATGAAACGCTATTTGAGGAAATAACAAAAAGACAAACGAATCGTTCAAAATATAACGGAAAAGAGGTAGCTGATGTCACTTTAAAAAGCATTATTGAAAAGTGTGGCACAGGTGAAGCATCCATCTATTCCTGGAAAAAGAATACCGCACCTTTTGATTCTTTGAAAGAGTATGTGAAAGAGGGAAATATTCTGCAAATGGGTGATACCCTTTTCACTACGGAACTGAAGTCATGGATTCGCTTTAACAAAAGACAATCAGAAAAAGCAAACGACGGACTGAGTTATGCTACTTTTGGTGCACCCAATATGCCATCGTTTATTTCCAAACCGATAATGAATTCATTCCTCAACAGCAAGAAACAGAATAATGCAGATATGGCAAAGATTAATTCGTCTTCACATCTTGTGCTGATAGCCTCTAAGGGAAATACTATTCAGGGGTGGATTAATACAGGTCGTTGCATGGAACATTTCCTGCTTGAAACAACAAAAGCCGGAATTGCGAATGCTTACATAAATCAGCCTTGTGAGATTCCGAATCTGCAATCAGAAATACGTTCTGAGTTCCCAATCAATCACGAATATCCGATGATACTTATGCGCATAGGATATGCAAAGCCGGCGGCCTACTCAAAGCGAAAAGATGTTAGTGAAGTGATTGAAAATTATAAGTTTATTAAAGAGCTGAATAAAGCAATGACTTCGGAATAA
- a CDS encoding TetR/AcrR family transcriptional regulator, with translation MDKTETLVKNRDLTEKKILDAVGEIITECGFEKVGINAVAQRANISKMLIYRYFGSIDELIMQYILKYDYWINIPTDAIPEINNLGDFLKELFRQQINQLRKDVALRRLCRWELSTDNPVTAGLREQREKNGSRLVEVMSKLTAVPQDEVAALASVLSASISYLAMLEELCPVYNGISIQSDAGWEQLAKGIDTIIDLWINNLKQ, from the coding sequence ATGGATAAAACTGAGACACTGGTTAAAAACAGAGATCTGACGGAAAAGAAGATTCTGGATGCGGTAGGGGAGATAATCACTGAATGTGGATTTGAAAAGGTAGGCATAAATGCGGTTGCGCAACGGGCTAATATTTCAAAAATGTTGATTTACCGTTACTTTGGTTCTATTGACGAGCTTATTATGCAGTACATACTTAAATATGATTACTGGATAAATATTCCTACTGATGCTATTCCTGAGATTAATAATCTGGGCGATTTTTTGAAAGAGCTGTTTAGGCAACAAATTAACCAGTTGCGTAAAGATGTGGCACTAAGAAGATTGTGCAGATGGGAACTCTCAACAGACAATCCGGTTACTGCAGGTCTTCGGGAGCAGAGAGAGAAAAATGGATCCCGACTGGTGGAGGTAATGAGTAAACTGACTGCTGTTCCACAGGATGAGGTGGCTGCTCTGGCAAGTGTATTATCGGCATCTATAAGTTATCTGGCGATGCTTGAAGAGTTGTGCCCGGTGTACAATGGTATATCCATACAAAGTGATGCTGGTTGGGAGCAGTTAGCAAAAGGGATCGATACAATTATAGATTTATGGATAAACAACTTAAAGCAATGA
- a CDS encoding GNAT family N-acetyltransferase: MNLETKRLCITPLTLYQFKLLLEGIDEVEKELGLVPSKVPLDENTQQAMESLYVEAQRHPNEYMWLTNWQIILKSENKAIGSADFKNLPGESGDVEIGYGINPDYEGMGYMTETVEAMCKWAFGQQDVKRVIAETEKDNYASQRVLQKCGMKKYKETDIGFWWELTNNI, translated from the coding sequence ATGAATCTGGAAACTAAGCGATTGTGTATAACACCTCTGACTCTTTACCAGTTTAAATTGTTGTTGGAGGGTATTGATGAAGTGGAAAAAGAATTAGGACTTGTGCCTTCAAAGGTTCCTCTTGATGAGAACACTCAGCAAGCTATGGAAAGTCTTTATGTTGAGGCACAAAGACATCCCAATGAATATATGTGGTTAACTAACTGGCAGATAATTCTGAAGTCGGAGAACAAGGCCATTGGAAGTGCTGATTTTAAAAACCTTCCCGGTGAGAGTGGTGATGTTGAGATAGGTTATGGCATAAATCCTGATTACGAAGGAATGGGGTATATGACGGAAACTGTAGAAGCAATGTGTAAATGGGCTTTTGGCCAGCAAGATGTGAAGCGTGTAATAGCTGAGACTGAAAAAGACAACTATGCTTCACAGAGGGTTTTACAGAAGTGTGGAATGAAAAAATACAAAGAAACTGATATTGGGTTCTGGTGGGAACTTACAAATAATATTTAA
- a CDS encoding ABC transporter ATP-binding protein, whose protein sequence is MKERKNNNSGLFALLKPYAKMNSWMLLFALLSNVINLVLPKIISYTIDSLSKGNINFKLIAATFLGAALLISIFTLLQNVVQTYTSEKVAKDTRQKLSDKILRQSYAYIQQANPSKLLTNLTSDIDSIKQFVAQAVVSIVSSVFIIIGVIVLLFIINWQLTLAILVIIPAISGSFYFTMRKAKPKFKKSREAIDKLNLVINESILGSMLIRIMNAQQKEYNKFISTNGEARNIGLSIVALFSTLIPIISFIADASILITVLLGGHFVISSNMTLGDFAAFNSYLSILFFPIMVIGFMSNIISQASVSYKRVKEVLEAPETVEEGKITNNIIGNIEVEDISVIYNGKPALKDISFSVEAGSRTAIIGPTAAGKSQLLYALTGLITPNFGNISFDGNIVGQYNAETFHSQVGFVFQDSIIFNMSIRENIAFSNLVTEESLEKAIDTAELRDFINTLSDKLDTMASERGTSLSGGQKQRIMLARALALNPKVLLLDDFTARVDNKTEKKILKNIERNYPGITLISVTQKISSIKDFDQIILIMESEMIAKGTHQELITNCPEYIQIYNSQKSTSYYEL, encoded by the coding sequence ATGAAAGAAAGAAAAAATAATAATTCCGGTTTATTTGCTCTACTAAAACCTTACGCAAAGATGAATAGCTGGATGCTCTTATTCGCTTTGCTAAGCAATGTTATCAATTTAGTACTACCCAAGATTATATCATACACTATTGATAGTTTGTCAAAAGGAAACATAAATTTTAAACTGATAGCAGCAACATTTCTTGGAGCAGCATTACTTATCAGCATATTTACATTGCTGCAAAATGTTGTTCAGACATATACTTCTGAAAAGGTGGCGAAAGACACCCGGCAGAAGTTATCGGACAAGATTCTGCGACAGAGCTATGCGTACATACAACAAGCCAATCCATCGAAGTTACTCACCAACCTGACTTCGGACATAGATTCCATCAAGCAGTTTGTTGCTCAGGCTGTGGTATCCATTGTATCCTCCGTATTTATTATTATCGGCGTTATCGTACTGTTATTCATCATCAACTGGCAGCTGACTCTGGCTATTCTGGTCATCATTCCTGCCATATCGGGTTCCTTCTATTTTACTATGCGCAAGGCAAAGCCAAAGTTCAAGAAAAGCAGAGAGGCCATTGACAAACTGAATCTGGTTATCAATGAAAGCATTCTGGGATCAATGCTTATACGCATAATGAATGCACAGCAAAAGGAATATAATAAGTTTATCAGTACCAACGGTGAAGCCAGAAATATAGGACTTTCAATTGTAGCTTTATTTTCTACCCTTATTCCTATTATTTCATTCATTGCAGATGCGTCCATACTTATAACAGTCCTATTGGGAGGACATTTTGTAATAAGCAGCAACATGACTTTAGGTGATTTTGCTGCATTCAACAGTTATCTGTCAATCCTCTTCTTTCCTATTATGGTGATAGGATTTATGAGTAATATTATTTCTCAGGCCAGCGTGTCATACAAAAGAGTAAAAGAAGTGCTCGAAGCTCCCGAAACTGTTGAAGAAGGTAAGATTACAAATAATATAATCGGAAACATTGAAGTAGAAGATATTTCGGTGATATATAATGGCAAACCTGCTTTAAAGGATATTTCTTTTTCGGTAGAGGCAGGCAGCCGCACTGCTATAATTGGTCCAACCGCTGCAGGAAAAAGTCAGTTACTCTACGCACTGACAGGATTGATTACCCCGAATTTCGGAAATATTAGTTTTGACGGAAATATTGTAGGTCAATACAATGCAGAGACATTTCACAGTCAGGTGGGATTTGTTTTTCAGGACAGCATTATTTTCAATATGAGCATTCGTGAAAACATTGCTTTCAGTAATCTGGTTACAGAAGAATCATTGGAAAAAGCTATTGATACAGCCGAGCTGAGAGACTTTATCAACACACTTTCAGACAAGCTTGACACAATGGCAAGTGAACGGGGAACAAGTCTTTCCGGCGGACAGAAACAGCGAATTATGCTGGCACGTGCTTTGGCTCTTAACCCCAAAGTATTGCTTTTAGATGATTTCACTGCCAGAGTTGATAATAAGACGGAGAAGAAAATATTAAAAAATATTGAGCGAAATTATCCTGGAATTACACTTATATCTGTCACGCAAAAGATTTCGTCTATCAAAGATTTCGATCAGATTATTCTTATTATGGAAAGTGAGATGATTGCCAAAGGAACACATCAGGAACTAATAACTAACTGTCCTGAATATATTCAGATATACAATTCGCAGAAAAGTACCAGCTATTATGAACTATAA
- a CDS encoding ABC transporter ATP-binding protein, which yields MNYKLSNTEEQKSITQFNYKKFWELLKDEKRSLIICTINILINAVLNMIAPFLIGIAVNEYMQTKQFNGVLTISCYLLLIYLGVLATGAIQGKVMGGVGQRMLFKIRNRLFWKLQELPVDFFYQNKSGDLISRINNDTDKLNLFFSQSLIQFMNSVFFIAGAAVALLCINFKLGATALVPAIVLWGFTKASSKWVKKKNEISMRTMGDLSAEVQENLTNFKVITAFNRRDYFKNKFDESNEKNYQASVKAGLANTLFLPIYGFCSNIGQFIVLAFGIYLIMQGQFTVGFLISFLTYINYFYDPLRRIAALWTSFQIALAAWDRISHILSMESNLPIIECKKCKSDISLLSFKDVTFSYPNGNEVLKHISFNLEAGKTYAFVGPTGGGKTTTASLIARLYDPTKGTIFFEGKDIRCYHSEERARNIGFILQDPFLFSGTVLDNIIYGNEEFSQLSEKESIQKVEDAGLHELIDKFDDGLKTTINLNSEDLSLGQKQLIAFMRAVLRKPKLLILDEATANIDTVSEQLLEEILQRLPGSTTKVIIAHRLNTIANADEIYFVNSGTVVKAGSPQDAVNLLLHGKRES from the coding sequence ATGAACTATAAATTATCAAATACAGAAGAGCAGAAAAGCATCACCCAATTTAACTACAAAAAGTTCTGGGAGTTGCTGAAAGATGAAAAAAGAAGTCTCATCATCTGCACTATTAATATTCTTATTAACGCCGTGCTTAATATGATTGCCCCTTTTTTGATAGGTATTGCAGTAAATGAATACATGCAGACCAAACAGTTTAACGGGGTTCTTACCATTTCATGTTACCTGCTGCTAATATATCTCGGAGTGCTAGCCACCGGAGCTATTCAGGGCAAAGTGATGGGTGGCGTGGGGCAAAGAATGCTATTTAAAATCCGTAACCGTCTTTTCTGGAAGTTACAAGAGCTGCCTGTCGACTTCTTCTACCAGAATAAATCGGGTGATCTGATTTCAAGGATAAACAACGATACCGACAAACTAAACTTATTCTTCTCGCAATCACTTATTCAGTTTATGAACAGTGTCTTTTTCATCGCGGGTGCTGCGGTAGCATTGCTATGCATCAACTTTAAACTGGGGGCTACGGCTCTGGTTCCTGCCATTGTCCTTTGGGGATTTACCAAAGCTTCTTCCAAATGGGTAAAAAAGAAGAATGAAATAAGTATGAGAACGATGGGCGATTTAAGTGCTGAGGTACAGGAGAATCTTACCAATTTTAAAGTGATTACAGCATTCAACAGACGCGATTACTTTAAAAATAAATTTGATGAAAGCAATGAGAAAAATTATCAGGCTTCAGTAAAAGCCGGACTAGCTAATACTCTATTTTTGCCTATCTACGGGTTTTGTTCCAACATCGGACAATTCATCGTGCTTGCCTTTGGAATTTATCTTATCATGCAAGGACAATTTACAGTCGGTTTCCTTATCAGTTTCCTTACTTACATAAATTACTTCTATGATCCATTGAGACGTATTGCCGCATTATGGACAAGTTTTCAGATTGCACTCGCTGCATGGGACCGTATATCACATATACTTTCAATGGAGAGCAATCTGCCAATTATAGAATGCAAAAAGTGTAAATCTGATATTTCGCTCTTATCTTTCAAAGACGTAACATTCAGTTATCCGAATGGAAATGAAGTACTGAAACACATTAGTTTCAATCTCGAAGCGGGTAAAACATACGCATTTGTAGGTCCTACCGGTGGAGGAAAAACAACTACTGCCTCACTGATAGCCCGACTTTACGACCCTACAAAAGGAACTATATTCTTTGAGGGGAAAGATATTCGTTGTTATCACTCCGAAGAGAGAGCCAGAAACATCGGATTTATTCTGCAAGACCCATTCCTATTCTCCGGAACGGTGCTCGATAATATTATATACGGAAATGAAGAATTCAGCCAGCTATCAGAAAAGGAATCTATTCAAAAAGTAGAAGATGCTGGATTGCATGAACTGATAGATAAATTCGATGATGGACTAAAAACTACTATTAACCTGAACAGTGAGGATTTAAGTCTGGGACAAAAGCAGCTTATCGCCTTTATGCGGGCAGTCCTGAGAAAGCCAAAGTTGCTAATATTAGATGAAGCAACTGCAAACATAGACACAGTAAGTGAGCAATTGCTTGAAGAGATTTTGCAAAGACTGCCTGGCAGCACAACGAAAGTTATCATCGCTCACCGTCTGAACACAATAGCAAATGCTGACGAGATTTATTTTGTAAACTCAGGAACTGTAGTCAAAGCCGGTTCACCGCAGGATGCTGTTAATCTGTTACTTCACGGTAAAAGAGAAAGCTAG
- a CDS encoding GyrI-like domain-containing protein → MEPRIELLAEKKLVGKRLNMTLSNDRTFELWHSFMPHRKEIKNNVGTYLFCLQVYDKNLDFKDFNPQTEFEKWAAIEVTNFNDIPDNMEAYTLEGGLYAVFIHKGAPSSFPKTFQFIFNEWLPKSEYKLDNREHFDLMGEKYKNDDSNSEEEIWVPIKLKGN, encoded by the coding sequence ATGGAACCAAGAATAGAACTTTTAGCTGAGAAAAAGCTGGTGGGTAAAAGGCTAAATATGACTTTATCAAATGACAGGACATTTGAACTGTGGCACAGTTTTATGCCTCACAGAAAAGAGATAAAAAACAATGTTGGCACTTATTTATTTTGTTTACAAGTATACGACAAGAATCTAGATTTTAAAGATTTCAATCCGCAGACTGAATTCGAAAAGTGGGCAGCCATAGAAGTTACCAACTTTAATGACATTCCGGATAATATGGAAGCCTACACCTTAGAAGGCGGCCTTTATGCCGTTTTTATTCACAAAGGTGCTCCAAGTTCTTTCCCAAAAACGTTTCAATTCATATTCAATGAATGGTTACCTAAATCAGAATATAAGCTTGATAACAGAGAACATTTTGATTTGATGGGTGAGAAATACAAGAACGATGATTCAAACTCAGAAGAAGAGATATGGGTACCAATTAAGCTTAAAGGAAATTAG
- a CDS encoding ammonium transporter — MILSKILRKETSFSPRVTMSRSEKTKLFFAVFSGKIIGMGMVIAAMIMLPGLIGLSANAAEVYTAHETAVINSLNTAWVLVAAALVFGMQAGFVMLEAGFARKRETVNVLIECILDTAICGVFFWAIGYAFMFSSGNGFIGYHWFFLQGMPATYGTTGIAILAHWIFQFAFADTASTITSGAMIGRTSFKGDILYSICVTGFIYPVIGHWAWGPDGFLALMGTPGHFLPTLGQCFRDFAGSTVVHTIGGVISLAGAIVLGPRIGRVFLRDDKDKGGLPAPHSLPLATLGAFLLWFGWYGFNPGSTLSAMDYDGIGRVAANTTIAACTGTFGAMILAYFFGLTKGKFDTSFSVNGLLGGLVAITCPCYWVSPFGSAIIGLVAGFVVFGGIYLLEYLRIDDPVGAVSVHGLNGIWGTLSLGLFATGQFGATGATGADNTAPVTGLFYGGGLSVLEAQAVGSAIVTIVTFAVAMVVMLIVAKLPYPWKLRIEPHGETGEGGIDVFEHGSKAYY, encoded by the coding sequence ATGATATTAAGTAAAATACTTAGAAAAGAGACTTCATTTAGTCCAAGAGTGACAATGAGTCGGTCTGAAAAGACGAAACTGTTTTTTGCTGTTTTCTCAGGGAAAATAATTGGTATGGGTATGGTAATAGCAGCCATGATAATGCTTCCTGGATTAATCGGATTATCAGCCAATGCTGCTGAAGTTTATACTGCACATGAAACTGCCGTAATAAACTCTTTAAATACGGCTTGGGTGCTCGTTGCAGCAGCACTGGTATTTGGTATGCAAGCAGGTTTTGTTATGTTGGAAGCTGGTTTTGCCAGAAAAAGAGAAACAGTCAATGTTTTAATTGAATGTATTTTGGATACAGCTATTTGTGGAGTCTTTTTCTGGGCTATCGGATATGCGTTTATGTTTAGTAGCGGTAACGGGTTTATCGGATACCACTGGTTCTTCCTGCAAGGAATGCCTGCTACTTATGGAACAACAGGTATTGCAATTTTAGCACACTGGATTTTCCAATTTGCTTTTGCCGACACCGCATCAACCATTACTTCTGGTGCAATGATCGGACGTACCAGTTTCAAAGGTGATATTCTCTACAGTATTTGTGTTACCGGTTTCATTTATCCTGTTATTGGTCACTGGGCTTGGGGACCTGACGGATTCTTAGCATTGATGGGAACTCCTGGTCATTTCTTACCTACTTTAGGACAATGTTTCCGTGACTTTGCCGGTTCAACAGTAGTTCATACAATTGGTGGCGTTATTTCATTAGCCGGTGCAATTGTTCTTGGTCCCCGTATCGGTCGTGTGTTTTTGCGCGATGATAAAGATAAAGGTGGATTGCCAGCTCCTCACAGTTTGCCATTAGCAACACTCGGAGCATTTTTACTTTGGTTTGGCTGGTACGGTTTTAACCCGGGAAGCACACTTTCAGCAATGGATTATGATGGAATTGGCCGAGTTGCTGCCAACACAACAATTGCAGCTTGTACAGGTACCTTTGGTGCCATGATATTAGCTTACTTTTTTGGACTTACAAAAGGTAAGTTTGATACAAGTTTCTCGGTGAACGGATTACTTGGTGGATTGGTTGCAATTACATGTCCTTGCTATTGGGTTTCACCATTTGGTTCAGCAATAATTGGGCTTGTAGCTGGTTTTGTAGTATTCGGAGGCATTTATCTTTTAGAATATCTTCGTATTGATGATCCTGTTGGTGCTGTTTCAGTTCATGGTTTAAACGGTATTTGGGGAACATTATCTCTTGGCTTATTTGCAACGGGGCAATTTGGCGCAACCGGAGCGACGGGAGCCGATAATACAGCTCCTGTAACAGGTCTGTTTTATGGCGGAGGATTAAGTGTACTCGAAGCACAAGCGGTAGGTAGTGCTATTGTAACGATAGTCACATTCGCTGTTGCAATGGTAGTGATGCTGATTGTTGCCAAATTACCATATCCATGGAAATTACGTATCGAACCTCACGGTGAAACAGGTGAAGGTGGTATTGATGTATTTGAACACGGATCAAAAGCTTATTATTAA